The Drosophila innubila isolate TH190305 chromosome 3R unlocalized genomic scaffold, UK_Dinn_1.0 2_E_3R, whole genome shotgun sequence genome has a segment encoding these proteins:
- the LOC117791213 gene encoding uncharacterized protein LOC117791213 isoform X2, producing the protein MKSDKIIDKIRNKLKESDPGKRTVVNTFQFNFTDTDGQLIKSMALDIYEGNASDADGKITIADEDFYLVGTKQTSFEQILQQEKAKLEGDAEAINKMLEKFRLNS; encoded by the exons ATGAAGAGCgacaaaataattgataaaataCGCAACAAGCTAAAGGAATCGGATCCCGGGAAACGAACCGTTGTGAACACATTCCAGTTTAATTTTACGGATACCGATGGTCAACTCATCAAAAGCATGG CTTTGGACATTTATGAAGGCAATGCATCCGATGCAGATGGTAAGATTACAATAGCCGATGAGGACTTCTATTTGGTTGGTACCAAGCAGACGAGTTTCGAGCAAATATTGCAACAGGAGAAGGCCAAATTGGAAGGTGATGCGGAGGcaatcaacaaaatgttggagaaatttcgtttaaattcataa
- the LOC117791213 gene encoding uncharacterized protein LOC117791213 isoform X1 — MKSDKIIDKIRNKLKESDPGKRTVVNTFQFNFTDTDGQLIKSMVFDFKALDIYEGNASDADGKITIADEDFYLVGTKQTSFEQILQQEKAKLEGDAEAINKMLEKFRLNS; from the exons ATGAAGAGCgacaaaataattgataaaataCGCAACAAGCTAAAGGAATCGGATCCCGGGAAACGAACCGTTGTGAACACATTCCAGTTTAATTTTACGGATACCGATGGTCAACTCATCAAAAGCATGG TCTTTGATTTCAAAGCTTTGGACATTTATGAAGGCAATGCATCCGATGCAGATGGTAAGATTACAATAGCCGATGAGGACTTCTATTTGGTTGGTACCAAGCAGACGAGTTTCGAGCAAATATTGCAACAGGAGAAGGCCAAATTGGAAGGTGATGCGGAGGcaatcaacaaaatgttggagaaatttcgtttaaattcataa